In a single window of the Streptomyces sp. NBC_00353 genome:
- a CDS encoding acyl-CoA mutase large subunit family protein, with protein MDADAIEEGRRRWQARYDKARKRDADFTTLSGDPVEPAYGPRPGDTYEGFERIGWPGEYPFTRGLYPTGYRGRTWTIRQFAGFGNAEQTNERYKMILAAGGGGLSVAFDMPTLMGRDSDEPRSLGEVGHCGVAIDSAADMEVLFKDIPLGDVTTSMTISGPAVPVFCMYLVAAERQGVDPGVLNGTLQTDIFKEYIAQKEWLFQPEPHLRLIGDLMEHCAAAIPAYKPLSVSGYHIREAGATAAQELAYTLADGFGYVELGLSRGLDVDTFAPGLSFFFDAHLDFFEEIAKFRAARRIWARWMKEVYGAKTDKAQWLRFHTQTAGVSLTAQQPYNNVVRTAVEALSAVLGGTNSLHTNALDETLALPSEQAAEIALRTQQVLMEETGVANVADPLGGSWYVEQLTDRIEADAEKIFDQIKERGTRAHPDGQHPIGPMTSGILRGIEDGWFTGEIAESAFQYQQSLEKGDKRVVGVNVHHGSVTGDLEILRVSHEVEREQVRELVGRKAARDDARVRASLDAMLSAARDGSNMIGPMLDAVRAEATLGEICGVLRDEWGTYTEPPGF; from the coding sequence ATGGACGCTGACGCGATCGAGGAAGGCCGCCGACGCTGGCAGGCCCGTTACGACAAGGCCCGCAAGCGTGACGCGGACTTCACCACGCTCTCCGGGGACCCGGTCGAGCCCGCGTACGGGCCCCGGCCCGGGGACACCTACGAGGGCTTCGAGCGGATCGGCTGGCCGGGTGAGTACCCCTTCACCCGGGGCCTCTACCCGACCGGCTACCGCGGCCGCACCTGGACCATCCGCCAGTTCGCCGGCTTCGGCAACGCCGAGCAGACGAACGAGCGGTACAAGATGATCCTCGCCGCGGGCGGCGGCGGGCTCAGTGTCGCCTTCGACATGCCGACGCTGATGGGCCGCGACTCCGACGAGCCGCGCTCGCTCGGTGAGGTCGGGCACTGCGGTGTCGCCATCGACTCCGCCGCCGACATGGAGGTCCTCTTCAAGGACATCCCGCTCGGCGACGTCACGACGTCCATGACGATCAGCGGCCCCGCCGTCCCCGTCTTCTGCATGTACCTGGTCGCCGCCGAGCGCCAGGGCGTCGACCCGGGGGTGCTCAACGGCACGCTCCAGACCGACATCTTCAAGGAGTACATCGCGCAGAAGGAGTGGCTCTTCCAGCCCGAGCCCCATCTGCGTCTGATCGGCGACCTGATGGAGCACTGCGCCGCCGCCATCCCCGCGTACAAGCCGCTCTCGGTCTCCGGCTACCACATCCGCGAGGCCGGGGCGACGGCTGCGCAGGAGCTCGCCTACACCCTCGCCGACGGCTTCGGCTACGTGGAACTCGGCCTCTCCCGCGGGCTCGACGTCGACACCTTCGCCCCTGGCCTCTCCTTCTTCTTCGACGCGCACCTCGACTTCTTCGAGGAGATCGCCAAGTTCCGCGCCGCCCGCCGGATCTGGGCCCGTTGGATGAAGGAGGTGTACGGGGCGAAGACCGACAAGGCGCAGTGGCTCCGCTTCCACACCCAGACCGCCGGGGTCTCCCTCACCGCCCAGCAGCCGTACAACAACGTCGTACGGACCGCGGTCGAGGCCCTGTCCGCCGTCCTCGGCGGCACCAACTCGCTGCACACCAACGCCCTCGACGAGACCCTCGCGCTCCCCTCCGAGCAGGCCGCCGAGATCGCGCTGCGCACCCAGCAGGTGCTGATGGAGGAGACCGGTGTCGCCAATGTGGCGGACCCGCTGGGCGGCTCCTGGTACGTCGAGCAGCTCACCGACCGGATCGAGGCCGACGCCGAGAAGATCTTCGACCAGATCAAGGAGCGCGGCACCAGGGCGCACCCGGACGGGCAGCACCCCATCGGGCCGATGACCTCCGGCATCCTGCGCGGGATCGAGGACGGCTGGTTCACCGGCGAGATCGCCGAGTCCGCCTTCCAGTACCAGCAGTCGCTGGAGAAGGGTGACAAGCGGGTCGTGGGCGTCAATGTCCACCACGGCTCGGTCACCGGCGACCTGGAGATCCTGCGGGTCAGCCACGAGGTCGAGCGCGAGCAGGTCCGCGAGCTCGTCGGCCGCAAGGCCGCCCGTGACGACGCCCGGGTCCGCGCCTCACTGGACGCGATGCTGTCCGCCGCGCGCGACGGCTCGAACATGATCGGACCGATGCTCGACGCGGTACGGGCCGAGGCGACGCTCGGTGAGATCTGCGGGGTCCTGCGCGACGAGTGGGGCACATACACCGAGCCGCCCGGCTTCTGA
- a CDS encoding DUF3817 domain-containing protein: MKRSVLTRYRVMAYVTAVMLLVLCTCMVFKYGFDTGEGLTLVVSQIHGVLYIIYLIFAFDLGSKAKWPMGKLLWVLISGTIPTAAFFVERKVVQEVEPLIADGSPVTAKV, encoded by the coding sequence ATGAAACGCAGTGTGCTGACCCGGTATCGGGTGATGGCCTACGTCACCGCCGTCATGTTGCTGGTGCTCTGCACCTGCATGGTCTTCAAGTACGGCTTCGACACCGGTGAGGGTCTGACGCTCGTCGTCTCCCAGATCCACGGTGTGCTGTACATCATCTACCTGATCTTCGCCTTCGACCTGGGTTCCAAGGCGAAGTGGCCGATGGGCAAGCTCCTCTGGGTGCTGATCTCCGGCACGATCCCGACCGCCGCGTTCTTCGTCGAGCGCAAGGTCGTGCAGGAGGTCGAGCCGCTGATCGCGGACGGCTCCCCGGTGACCGCCAAGGTCTGA
- a CDS encoding MarR family winged helix-turn-helix transcriptional regulator, with protein MPKPLSLPFDPIARADELWQQRWGPVPAMGAITSIMRAQQILLGEVDAVVRPYGLTFARYEALVLLTFSKAGELPMSKIGERLMVHPTSVTNTVDRLVRSGLVAKRPNPNDGRGTLASITEKGREVVEAATRDLVDMEFGLGVYDSEECAEIFAMLRPLRIAAHDFEEH; from the coding sequence GTGCCGAAGCCGCTCAGTCTCCCGTTCGATCCCATTGCCCGCGCCGACGAACTCTGGCAGCAGCGCTGGGGTCCGGTCCCCGCGATGGGGGCGATCACCTCGATCATGCGTGCGCAGCAGATCCTGCTCGGCGAGGTCGACGCGGTCGTCAGACCGTACGGGCTGACCTTCGCGCGGTACGAGGCGCTGGTGCTGCTCACCTTCTCCAAGGCGGGCGAGCTGCCGATGTCCAAGATCGGCGAGCGGTTGATGGTGCACCCCACCTCCGTCACGAACACGGTGGACCGGCTGGTCAGGTCCGGCCTGGTCGCCAAGCGGCCCAACCCGAACGACGGTCGCGGCACGCTCGCCTCCATCACCGAGAAGGGCCGCGAGGTGGTCGAGGCGGCCACCCGGGACCTGGTGGACATGGAGTTCGGACTCGGGGTGTACGACTCCGAGGAGTGCGCGGAGATCTTCGCCATGCTGCGTCCGCTGCGGATCGCGGCCCACGACTTCGAAGAGCACTAG
- a CDS encoding MFS transporter, with amino-acid sequence MPSNSPTPAGGPRDAADTPHGPTGPSPRDPSAAPRAASAHPAGPVPHSAPAPERADPIDPKPSPALRDRAPAASPEPTPRGYRAVFAVREFRAVFAAHLLSLLGVVVSELALTVLVYDLTGSPLLSALTFALGFLPYLVGGTLFAGVADRYPARRVLVTCDLICAGCVAVMVLPGTPVGGLLALRCLVASVSPVFTGTRMAALTDILGEGDLYVLGRSLLRIVSQSALLIGFGVGGVLLSALSARGAITITVGTFLCSAALLRFGTRNRPARTGGDRGGALLKESLAGARIVLADRRIRALMLLFWVPALFVVAPEALAAPYADEIGLGPAALGLLMCAMPVGHIAAELYAGAVLAPRIRSRIVLPVAAVGLLPLLLYGIRPGMVLTLVALALAGVGAAYIIGLDQWFVDAVPEELRGRAMTLLTAGLMTVQGIGMALAGLAAEFLPVHRVVAGSGAIGVVCTLLLVREVSRTARATAPADGGRTEVRDGADQHMTSG; translated from the coding sequence ATGCCGAGCAACAGCCCCACCCCGGCGGGCGGCCCCCGCGACGCTGCGGACACCCCGCACGGTCCGACGGGCCCCTCACCCCGCGACCCGTCAGCCGCGCCCCGCGCCGCGAGCGCCCACCCCGCCGGACCGGTGCCCCACTCGGCCCCTGCCCCGGAGCGCGCCGACCCCATTGACCCGAAGCCGTCGCCCGCGCTCCGGGACCGGGCCCCCGCCGCGTCCCCGGAGCCCACCCCTCGCGGTTACCGTGCCGTCTTCGCCGTGCGGGAGTTCCGGGCCGTCTTCGCCGCCCATCTGCTCTCCCTCCTCGGCGTCGTGGTCAGCGAGCTCGCGCTCACCGTCCTCGTCTACGACCTCACCGGCTCGCCCCTGCTCAGCGCCCTCACCTTCGCGCTCGGTTTCCTGCCGTACCTCGTCGGTGGCACCCTCTTCGCCGGGGTCGCCGACCGCTACCCGGCCCGCCGGGTTCTTGTCACCTGCGATCTGATCTGCGCGGGCTGCGTCGCCGTCATGGTGCTGCCGGGCACCCCGGTCGGCGGGCTCCTCGCGCTGCGCTGTCTCGTCGCCTCCGTGTCGCCCGTCTTCACCGGGACGCGGATGGCCGCGCTCACCGACATCCTCGGCGAGGGCGACCTCTATGTACTGGGCCGCTCGCTGCTGCGGATCGTCTCGCAGAGCGCGCTGCTGATCGGTTTCGGCGTGGGCGGTGTGCTGCTTTCCGCGCTGTCCGCGCGCGGGGCGATCACGATCACTGTCGGGACGTTCCTCTGCTCGGCTGCCCTGCTTCGCTTCGGCACCCGCAACCGGCCCGCCAGGACCGGCGGCGACCGCGGCGGCGCGCTGCTCAAGGAATCACTTGCCGGGGCCCGCATCGTCCTCGCCGACCGCAGGATCCGCGCGCTGATGCTGCTCTTCTGGGTACCCGCGCTGTTCGTCGTCGCACCGGAGGCGCTCGCCGCCCCGTACGCGGACGAGATCGGCCTCGGTCCGGCCGCCCTGGGGCTGCTGATGTGCGCGATGCCGGTCGGGCACATCGCCGCCGAGCTGTACGCGGGCGCCGTGCTGGCCCCGCGCATCCGCTCCCGGATCGTGCTGCCGGTCGCCGCTGTCGGCCTGCTGCCGCTCCTGCTGTACGGGATCCGCCCCGGCATGGTCCTGACCCTGGTGGCGCTCGCGCTGGCCGGGGTGGGTGCGGCGTACATCATCGGCCTCGACCAGTGGTTCGTCGACGCCGTCCCGGAGGAGCTGCGGGGCCGGGCCATGACCCTGCTCACCGCAGGACTGATGACGGTCCAGGGCATCGGCATGGCCCTCGCCGGCCTGGCCGCCGAGTTCCTCCCGGTGCACCGGGTGGTCGCCGGCTCCGGGGCGATCGGCGTCGTCTGCACCCTTCTGCTCGTCCGCGAGGTCAGCAGAACCGCACGCGCGACCGCACCTGCGGACGGTGGCCGGACCGAAGTACGAGACGGGGCTGACCAGCATATGACCAGTGGGTAA
- a CDS encoding ArsR/SmtB family transcription factor: MPFHLHFDESDLLRCRFALSPLWETQAAVRTLLHPGRHGYHQPWLRRIQDAAAGLDLGPLWSLMPEGGHNPDFLCPPPLGPYASFEEEIAGVRVIDPRLIREDLALTLADQPGALDSPAGQALLADPARALHEMAALLEQAWRTLVEPDWPRLRALLEADIAYHSRRLAEVGFARLLGELSPQLRWTDSTLTLVGMKGRHSRVLGGQGLVLMPSVFAWPDVVSGYEPPWLPAVIYPARGIGGLWTEPADRTPQTLARLLGRARADVLCALDEPAGTSALAHRLGLAPSSVSAHLSVLRAAGLLTSRRYGHQVLYERTPLGIALAVTSGAGTT; the protein is encoded by the coding sequence ATGCCGTTCCATCTGCATTTCGACGAGAGCGACCTGCTTCGCTGCCGGTTCGCGCTCTCCCCGCTCTGGGAGACCCAGGCCGCGGTACGCACGCTTCTGCACCCGGGGCGGCACGGCTATCACCAGCCGTGGCTGCGGCGCATCCAGGACGCCGCCGCGGGTCTCGATCTCGGGCCGCTGTGGTCGTTGATGCCGGAGGGCGGGCACAACCCGGACTTCCTCTGCCCGCCGCCGCTGGGGCCCTACGCCTCGTTCGAGGAGGAGATCGCCGGCGTACGCGTCATCGACCCCCGGCTCATCCGCGAGGACCTGGCCCTGACGCTCGCCGACCAGCCGGGTGCGCTGGACTCCCCTGCCGGGCAGGCGCTGCTCGCCGATCCTGCGCGGGCGCTGCACGAAATGGCCGCACTGCTGGAACAGGCCTGGCGGACCCTGGTCGAGCCGGACTGGCCGCGGCTGCGCGCATTGCTGGAGGCGGACATCGCGTACCACTCGCGCCGGCTCGCCGAGGTCGGCTTCGCGCGGTTGCTCGGCGAGCTGAGTCCCCAGCTCAGGTGGACGGACTCGACCCTCACGCTGGTCGGGATGAAGGGCCGGCACTCCCGGGTGCTCGGCGGTCAGGGCCTCGTTCTGATGCCGAGCGTGTTCGCCTGGCCGGATGTGGTCAGCGGGTACGAACCGCCCTGGCTGCCCGCGGTGATCTATCCCGCGCGCGGGATCGGCGGGCTGTGGACGGAGCCCGCCGACCGTACGCCGCAGACGCTCGCCCGGCTGCTCGGCCGGGCGCGGGCCGACGTACTGTGCGCGCTCGACGAACCGGCCGGGACGAGCGCCCTCGCCCACCGGCTGGGCCTCGCGCCGTCCTCCGTGTCGGCCCATCTGTCGGTGCTGCGGGCGGCGGGGCTGCTGACGTCACGGCGGTACGGACATCAGGTGCTGTACGAGCGCACGCCGCTCGGGATCGCACTCGCGGTGACGTCCGGGGCGGGCACCACCTGA
- a CDS encoding MTH1187 family thiamine-binding protein, translated as MIVAFSVSPLGVGEDVGEYVADAVRVVRESGLPNRTDAMFTSVEGEWDEVMDVVKRAVAAVEARAGRVSLVLKADIRPGVTDGLTSKVETVERYLAD; from the coding sequence ATGATCGTCGCCTTCTCCGTCAGTCCGCTGGGTGTCGGTGAGGATGTCGGCGAGTACGTCGCCGACGCCGTCCGGGTCGTCCGCGAGTCCGGACTGCCCAACCGCACGGACGCCATGTTCACCTCCGTCGAGGGTGAGTGGGACGAGGTCATGGACGTCGTCAAGCGGGCCGTCGCGGCCGTCGAGGCCCGCGCCGGACGTGTCTCCCTCGTACTGAAGGCCGACATCCGCCCCGGCGTCACCGACGGCCTGACCTCCAAGGTCGAGACGGTCGAGCGGTACCTCGCGGACTGA
- a CDS encoding DUF3817 domain-containing protein, with product MDIKTATALHRLRLISIPEALSFPALIMFGSILSRVSDIDFLMMPLGMLHGVLFVIYAVLLLDVWSKTKWPFKRVAFFFLLALLPFGGLYGDKVLKRYEADGVIAARARREGVVGA from the coding sequence GTGGACATCAAGACCGCCACCGCCCTGCACCGGCTGCGCCTCATCTCGATTCCCGAGGCGCTCTCCTTCCCGGCGCTGATCATGTTTGGCTCGATCCTCAGCCGTGTCTCGGACATCGACTTCCTGATGATGCCGCTCGGCATGCTGCACGGCGTCCTCTTCGTGATCTACGCCGTCCTGCTGCTGGACGTCTGGTCCAAGACCAAGTGGCCGTTCAAGCGCGTCGCGTTCTTCTTCCTGCTGGCGCTGCTCCCGTTCGGCGGGCTGTACGGCGACAAGGTGCTGAAGCGGTACGAGGCCGACGGCGTCATCGCCGCCCGCGCCCGCAGGGAAGGCGTGGTCGGCGCATGA
- a CDS encoding AIM24 family protein — translation MFRLQGSKTLAVDLTGDAVKAKNGSMVAYDGRMAFKKMSGGGEGIRGMVTRRLTGEQMTVMEVTGQGTCYFADRASEINLVSLRGEKLYVEASNLLCTDAGLRTGTTFTGLRGGATGNGLFTTTVEGTGQAAIMSDGSAVVLRVTAQYPLFVDPGAYIAHQGNLQQHFQSGVNFRTLMGEGSGESFQIRFEGEGLVYVQPSERNTIGGDV, via the coding sequence ATGTTCCGACTCCAAGGCAGCAAGACGCTCGCCGTCGATCTCACCGGCGACGCCGTCAAGGCGAAGAACGGCTCGATGGTCGCGTACGACGGCCGGATGGCGTTCAAGAAGATGTCCGGCGGCGGTGAGGGGATCCGCGGCATGGTGACCCGCCGGCTGACCGGCGAGCAGATGACCGTGATGGAAGTGACAGGACAGGGCACCTGCTACTTCGCCGACCGCGCGAGCGAGATCAATCTCGTGTCGCTGCGCGGCGAGAAGCTCTACGTGGAGGCGAGCAATCTGCTCTGCACCGACGCCGGGCTGCGCACCGGTACCACCTTCACCGGGCTGCGCGGCGGGGCGACCGGCAACGGCCTGTTCACCACCACCGTCGAGGGCACCGGCCAGGCGGCGATCATGTCGGACGGCTCGGCCGTGGTGCTGCGGGTGACGGCCCAGTACCCGCTGTTCGTCGACCCCGGCGCGTACATCGCCCACCAGGGCAACCTCCAGCAGCACTTCCAGTCCGGGGTGAACTTCCGGACGCTGATGGGCGAGGGCTCGGGCGAGTCGTTCCAGATCCGGTTCGAGGGCGAGGGCCTCGTCTACGTGCAGCCGAGCGAGCGGAACACCATCGGGGGCGATGTCTGA
- a CDS encoding AIM24 family protein, giving the protein MPFREINSKMVEATVVPGQKMFSQRGAMLAYRGEVSFTPNIQGGQGGLMSMIGRRVANEATPLMTVEGNGTVMFGHGGHHIHVINLAGDTLYVEADRLLAFDGTLQQGTMFMGAQGGVMGMVRGQVTGQGLFTTTLKGHGAIAVMAHGGVIELPITPGREVHVDPQAYVAHHGDVRNKLSTALGWRDMVGRGSGEAFQLELSGSGAVYVQASEEKL; this is encoded by the coding sequence ATGCCGTTCCGTGAGATCAACTCGAAGATGGTCGAGGCGACGGTGGTCCCCGGCCAGAAGATGTTCAGCCAGCGCGGCGCGATGCTCGCGTACCGCGGCGAGGTGTCGTTCACCCCGAACATCCAGGGCGGCCAGGGCGGCCTGATGTCGATGATCGGCCGACGGGTGGCGAACGAGGCGACCCCGCTGATGACGGTCGAGGGCAACGGCACGGTGATGTTCGGCCACGGCGGCCACCACATCCACGTGATCAACCTGGCCGGCGACACCCTCTACGTGGAGGCCGACCGGCTGCTCGCCTTCGACGGGACGCTGCAGCAGGGCACGATGTTCATGGGCGCGCAGGGCGGGGTCATGGGCATGGTGCGCGGCCAGGTGACCGGGCAGGGCCTGTTCACCACGACCCTGAAGGGCCATGGCGCGATCGCGGTGATGGCCCACGGCGGGGTGATCGAGCTGCCGATCACCCCGGGCCGCGAGGTGCATGTGGACCCGCAGGCGTACGTCGCGCACCACGGCGACGTACGCAACAAGCTCTCCACCGCGCTCGGCTGGCGCGACATGGTGGGGCGCGGCTCCGGCGAGGCGTTCCAGCTGGAGCTCAGCGGCAGTGGCGCGGTGTACGTCCAGGCGTCGGAGGAGAAGCTGTGA
- a CDS encoding AIM24 family protein, translating into MSTPVIFDPMTLPSDDNVNAYTFCVELKGSQWFLQKGKMIAYYGRIEFNGIGHGRFERLIRTSFHSPLHASDWVVAEGSGKMLLADRAFDVNSYDLEDGNLTIRSGNLLAYQPTLALKQSIVPGFLTLIGTGKFVAASNGPVVFMEPPLRVDPQALVGWADCPSPCHHYDHGYMTGVMGGLRSLTGIGGTSGEEHQFEFVGAGTVLLQSTEVLTPEQATGLTPQQAGVPGGGQHSPGAGQPGSAPRLPGQLGDLQRRFGL; encoded by the coding sequence GTGAGCACGCCCGTGATCTTCGATCCGATGACACTGCCGTCGGACGACAACGTCAACGCGTACACCTTCTGCGTGGAGCTCAAGGGGAGCCAGTGGTTCCTGCAGAAGGGCAAGATGATCGCCTACTACGGGCGGATCGAGTTCAACGGCATCGGCCACGGCCGCTTCGAGCGGCTGATCCGTACGAGCTTCCACTCGCCGCTGCACGCGAGCGACTGGGTGGTGGCCGAGGGCAGCGGCAAGATGCTGCTCGCCGACCGGGCGTTCGACGTGAACTCGTACGACCTGGAGGACGGGAACCTGACGATCCGTTCCGGCAACCTCCTCGCGTACCAGCCGACGCTGGCACTCAAGCAGTCGATCGTGCCGGGCTTCCTCACGCTCATCGGTACGGGGAAGTTCGTGGCCGCGTCCAACGGTCCGGTGGTCTTCATGGAGCCGCCGCTGCGGGTCGATCCGCAGGCGCTGGTGGGCTGGGCGGACTGCCCCTCGCCGTGCCACCACTACGACCACGGCTACATGACGGGCGTGATGGGCGGGCTCAGATCGCTGACCGGGATCGGCGGGACGTCGGGCGAGGAGCACCAGTTCGAGTTCGTCGGCGCCGGTACGGTGCTGCTCCAGTCGACGGAGGTCCTGACGCCCGAACAGGCGACCGGGCTGACTCCGCAGCAGGCCGGGGTGCCGGGCGGTGGGCAGCACTCACCCGGTGCAGGTCAACCCGGCTCCGCCCCCCGTCTGCCCGGGCAGCTGGGGGACCTCCAGCGCCGCTTCGGTTTGTGA
- a CDS encoding MarR family winged helix-turn-helix transcriptional regulator has translation METETATPWLSDAEQCAWRTHLDVSRLLMHQLEKDLQPFDLTMNDYEILVNLSESDGQRMRMSDLAAATLQSKSRLSHQITRMESAGLVRRENCESDRRGLFAVLTETGAETMHKVAPHHVASVRKHFMDLLTPEALADLHAALTPVADHLRGRRGKL, from the coding sequence ATGGAGACCGAGACGGCCACCCCCTGGCTGAGCGACGCGGAGCAGTGCGCCTGGCGCACCCACCTGGACGTCAGCAGGCTGCTGATGCATCAGCTGGAGAAGGATCTCCAGCCGTTCGACCTGACCATGAACGACTACGAGATCCTGGTCAACCTCTCGGAGTCGGACGGCCAGCGCATGCGGATGAGCGACCTCGCCGCCGCCACCCTGCAGTCCAAGAGCCGGCTCTCGCACCAGATCACGCGGATGGAGTCGGCCGGGCTGGTCCGCCGCGAGAACTGCGAGTCCGACCGGCGCGGGCTGTTCGCGGTGCTCACGGAGACGGGCGCGGAGACGATGCACAAGGTCGCGCCGCACCATGTCGCTTCGGTGCGCAAACACTTCATGGACCTGCTGACGCCCGAAGCACTGGCGGACCTGCATGCGGCGCTGACGCCGGTTGCGGATCATCTGCGGGGGCGGCGGGGCAAGCTGTAG
- a CDS encoding sensor histidine kinase: MRSVRARAALGATVVVAVALIGAGLAVLLVLRANLTDQAGLQAEVAAREVAGQLALDVPVDRLDLPDEEEHPVQVTDEDGRLVAVSKDLKAITGTGTDRVTPHTSVAPTSTGTDDDSDDDGGGDRHGGERRGDDDGTGNIPARGEVSTDDPDFTNGTATVDGDTADYRFASVSATTGAGVTLTVHAGAQLATEQKAVGSVRGAMLIGLPVMLLIVAAVTWLTTRRALRPVEGIRAEMAAITASEDLSRRVPEPGSRDEIARLARTTNETLTALEASVDRQRRFVADASHELRSPIASLRTQLEVGAAHPDLLDVPGAVTDTVRLQTLAADLLLLARLDAGERPGNTRLDMGALVHEEVSQRTGDRIPVTVSVPPSEPLEVTGSRGQLARVIGNLLDNAERHAESSVAVSVRTERGSVVVAVGDDGAGVPEPERERIFERFVRLDDARSRDEGGAGLGLAIARDVARRHEGTLTVTRSPEGGARFELRLPARPDPGR; the protein is encoded by the coding sequence GTGAGATCGGTACGGGCCAGGGCAGCGCTCGGCGCCACGGTGGTGGTCGCCGTCGCCCTGATCGGCGCCGGACTCGCCGTACTCCTCGTCCTGCGCGCCAACCTCACCGATCAGGCGGGCCTCCAGGCGGAGGTGGCGGCCCGTGAGGTCGCCGGACAGCTGGCCCTCGATGTGCCGGTCGACCGACTGGACCTGCCGGACGAGGAGGAGCACCCGGTCCAGGTGACCGACGAGGACGGGCGGCTGGTGGCCGTGTCCAAGGACCTGAAGGCGATCACCGGCACGGGTACGGACCGGGTCACCCCCCATACGTCCGTCGCACCGACGAGCACCGGCACCGACGACGACAGTGACGACGACGGCGGCGGTGACCGCCACGGCGGCGAGAGACGCGGCGACGACGACGGGACCGGGAACATCCCCGCCCGCGGCGAAGTCTCCACCGACGACCCGGACTTCACCAACGGCACCGCCACCGTCGACGGCGACACGGCCGACTACCGCTTCGCCTCGGTCTCCGCGACCACCGGCGCCGGTGTGACCCTGACCGTCCACGCGGGCGCCCAGCTCGCCACCGAGCAGAAGGCGGTGGGCAGCGTGCGCGGCGCGATGCTGATCGGGCTGCCCGTCATGCTGCTGATCGTCGCCGCGGTGACCTGGCTGACGACGAGGCGCGCGCTGCGGCCCGTCGAGGGCATCCGGGCGGAGATGGCCGCGATCACGGCGTCCGAGGATCTGTCCCGGCGGGTGCCGGAGCCCGGTTCGCGCGACGAGATCGCCCGGCTGGCCCGTACCACCAACGAGACCCTGACCGCGCTGGAGGCCTCGGTCGACCGTCAGCGGCGCTTCGTCGCGGACGCCTCGCACGAGCTGCGCAGCCCGATCGCGTCCTTGCGTACGCAGTTGGAGGTCGGCGCGGCCCATCCGGATCTGCTGGATGTGCCGGGCGCGGTCACGGACACCGTACGGCTCCAGACGCTGGCCGCCGATCTGCTGCTGCTGGCCCGGCTGGACGCGGGGGAGCGGCCGGGGAACACCCGGCTGGACATGGGTGCGCTCGTCCACGAGGAGGTCTCGCAGCGCACCGGCGACCGGATCCCGGTGACGGTGTCCGTGCCGCCGTCGGAGCCTCTCGAAGTCACCGGCTCTCGCGGCCAGTTGGCGCGGGTCATCGGCAACCTGCTGGACAACGCGGAGCGTCACGCGGAGAGTTCGGTCGCCGTCTCGGTGCGCACGGAACGCGGCAGCGTGGTGGTCGCGGTCGGAGACGACGGGGCGGGCGTTCCGGAGCCCGAGCGCGAGCGGATCTTCGAACGCTTCGTGCGCCTGGACGACGCCCGCAGCCGCGACGAGGGCGGCGCGGGCCTGGGTCTCGCCATCGCGAGAGACGTGGCCCGCAGACACGAGGGCACCCTGACGGTCACCCGATCCCCGGAAGGCGGTGCGCGCTTCGAACTACGCCTGCCGGCAAGGCCGGATCCAGGCAGATGA
- a CDS encoding response regulator transcription factor: MRLLIVEDEKRLATSLARGLTAEGFAVDVVHDGLEGLHRAAEGAYDLVVLDIMLPGMNGYRVCAALRAAGHEVPILMLTAKDGEYDEAEGLDTGADDYLTKPFSYVVLVARIRALLRRRGGRSASPVLTVGALRMDTAARRVHLGEGEVTLTAKEFAVLEQLALRAGQVVSKADILEHVWDFAYDGDPNIVEVYVSALRRKLSAAAIRTVRGAGYRLEAL, from the coding sequence ATGCGTCTGTTGATCGTGGAGGACGAGAAGCGGCTGGCGACGTCTCTGGCCAGGGGACTCACCGCCGAGGGCTTCGCCGTGGACGTCGTGCACGACGGCCTCGAAGGGCTGCACCGGGCGGCCGAAGGGGCGTACGACCTCGTCGTCCTCGACATCATGCTGCCGGGGATGAACGGCTACCGGGTCTGCGCCGCCCTGCGCGCCGCCGGCCACGAGGTGCCGATCCTGATGCTGACGGCGAAGGACGGGGAGTACGACGAGGCGGAGGGGCTGGACACCGGCGCCGACGACTATCTGACCAAGCCGTTCTCGTACGTGGTGCTGGTCGCCCGGATCCGGGCACTGCTGCGGCGCCGGGGCGGCCGTTCCGCCTCACCCGTGCTCACCGTCGGCGCACTGCGGATGGACACCGCCGCCCGCCGCGTCCACCTCGGCGAGGGCGAAGTCACGCTCACTGCCAAGGAGTTCGCCGTGCTGGAGCAGCTGGCCCTGCGGGCGGGGCAGGTGGTCAGCAAGGCGGACATCCTGGAACACGTCTGGGACTTCGCGTACGACGGGGACCCGAACATCGTCGAGGTGTACGTGAGCGCGCTGCGGCGCAAGCTCTCCGCCGCGGCCATCCGTACGGTGCGCGGCGCAGGCTACCGGCTGGAGGCGCTGTGA